In Pseudomonas sp. HR96, the DNA window CCACTGCGTGGTCGGCACCGAGGGCTTCGAGCTGCTGGAGGGCTTGCCGCATCCGCAGGCCTACGATTTCTTCGTGTGGAAAGGCGTCGAAAGTGACCTCCACCCCTTCGGCGCCTGCTTTCACGACGTCTCCGAGCGGCGGACCACCGGGGTCATCGAGGTGCTCCAGAGCCAGGGCATCGAACGTGTGCTGGTCGGGGGGCTGGCTTTCGATTTCTGCGTCAAGGACACCGCCATTCAGCTGGCCAAGGCGGGGTTCGAGGTGATAGTGGTGAGAGAAGCCTGCAAGGCGATTTCGCAGCCCACGGCGGCGGCGGCCACCCAGGCGATGAGCGCGGCCGGTGTGCGGATCGTCGAGACGCTCGAGCAACTGGTGCCGGCGGCGCACTGACGTAGTCGGTCATGGACGTCGCCCGCCACGCGCGCGCCATGGCTTAGTGCCTTCATTCAGGCTAAGATTTCCCCGCGCTTGCCAAGGCTCTTCACCCGGCCGGGGCCCTCTGCAGTTCCGGTGCACTCCCCCCTCTTGCGGTAAGACCATGAATCAGTCCCCTGGCGCGGATACCGACCACGCTGTACTCCTCGACCTGCTGGCCGAGCCTTTGCGGGCCCCCGGCGAATGCACCCGCCTGCGCAGCGAGACAAATGATGCCTGACGCACCGATCCGCATCGCCCTGGTGGAAGACGACGTGGCTTTTCAGGAGGCCCTGCGTGACTCGGTCGCGGCCGAAGCCGATATGCAACTGGTCGACATCGCAAGCACTCGAGCGCAGGGCCTGCGGATGCTCGAACAACCTGCAGCTGACGTACTGCTGGTGGACCTTGGGCTGCCGGATGGCTCGGGCATCGACGTCATCGTGGCCGCCCAGCAGCGCTGGCCGACCTGCGCCGTGATGGTCAGTACCGCCTTTGGTGACGAGATGCACGTGATGTGCTCGCTGGAGGCGGGTGCCTTGGGCTACCTGCTCAAGGACAGCAGCGCAGCCAGCATCGCCGCCGAAATCCGCAGCCTGCATCGCGGCGGCAGCCCTATCAGCCCGCTGATTGCCCGGCAGATCCTGGTACGGTTCCGCGCCGTGGACCGCCCCTGCACGCCGACGCCAGCATCTTGCGCCCAGACCCTTTCGAGTACCCCGCGAGCAAGCTTGTCAGCCCGCGAACAGGAAGTGCTCGAGTACATCACCAAGGGCTTCACTGCCGAGGAGATCGCCGGGCTGATGGCGGTGTCGCGCCACACTGTGCTGACCTTCGTGCGCCGGGTGTACAAGAAGCTTGAAGTGCACTCCAAGACCGAGGCCATCTTCGAAGCGCGCAACCAGGGCCTACTGGGTGCCTAGGCGCTGGCGGCTGGCGTTGCTGCTGGTCCTGCAGCTCTGCTGCATGCTCGCCCACGCCGCCCCATCGCTGCACCTGACCAGCGCCGAAGTATCGAGTACGCCCACCCAGGGCTACGATGCGCCGCCCTATGAGATCAGCGACGCGCAATTGCCCGAGCACTGGCAATCGGTGACCCTGCCGCACGCCCTGACCCGCTCACTGGTGCGCGGGATCGACGACGGCGACCCTGCCCGCCCACCCACC includes these proteins:
- a CDS encoding isochorismatase family protein, whose product is MKHSTATFDVDAQKGFTPLCPQELPVTGGETLAPILNAMAELGRFRVGSKDAHSATASWVNPDRSQMASATGLAEAPLHWPSHCVVGTEGFELLEGLPHPQAYDFFVWKGVESDLHPFGACFHDVSERRTTGVIEVLQSQGIERVLVGGLAFDFCVKDTAIQLAKAGFEVIVVREACKAISQPTAAAATQAMSAAGVRIVETLEQLVPAAH
- a CDS encoding response regulator transcription factor, which translates into the protein MPDAPIRIALVEDDVAFQEALRDSVAAEADMQLVDIASTRAQGLRMLEQPAADVLLVDLGLPDGSGIDVIVAAQQRWPTCAVMVSTAFGDEMHVMCSLEAGALGYLLKDSSAASIAAEIRSLHRGGSPISPLIARQILVRFRAVDRPCTPTPASCAQTLSSTPRASLSAREQEVLEYITKGFTAEEIAGLMAVSRHTVLTFVRRVYKKLEVHSKTEAIFEARNQGLLGA